Proteins encoded in a region of the Vicia villosa cultivar HV-30 ecotype Madison, WI linkage group LG5, Vvil1.0, whole genome shotgun sequence genome:
- the LOC131602130 gene encoding uncharacterized protein LOC131602130 — protein sequence MGFGITSIIRRASFSRTQGSTKGIEVPKGYLAVYVGDKMRKFTIPVSYLNQPLFQELLNQAEEEFGYDHPMGGLTIPQYIFLIHSFNIKETMGFRSIIRKTSFSKTQGSTKGLEVPKGYLAVYVGDKMKRFVIPVSYLNQSLFQELLNEAEEEFGYDHPMGGLTIPCSEDEFLSLTSRLN from the exons ATGGGTTTCGGCATAACAAGTATTATCAGAAGGGCATCATTTTCCAGAACCCAAGGATCTACCAAGGGAATTGAAGTTCCTAAAGGCTATCTCGCCGTCTATGTTGGAGACAAAATGAGGAAGTTTACGATTCCGGTATCATACTTGAACCAACCATTATTTCAAGAATTATTAaatcaagcagaagaagaattcGGATATGATCATCCAATGGGTGGTCTCACAATTCC TCAGTATATATTTCTCATCCACTCCTTTAACATAAAAGAAACAATGGGTTTCCGCAGTATTATCAGAAAAACATCATTTTCCAAAACCCAAGGATCTACCAAAGGACTTGAAGTCCCTAAGGGCTACCTCGCAGTCTATGTTGGAGATAAAATGAAGCGGTTTGTGATTCCGGTATCATACTTGAACCAATCATTGTTTCAAGAATTGTTAAATGAAGCAGAAGAAGAATTTGGATATGATCATCCAATGGGTGGTCTCACAATTCCATGCAGTGAGGATGAATTCTTAAGCCTCACGTCTCGCTTGAATTGA
- the LOC131602129 gene encoding auxin-induced protein 15A-like has protein sequence MGFRFPSMIKRASSSKAMGMPKGYVAVYVGEKQKRFVIPISYLNQPSFQDLLSQAEEEFGYDHPMGGLTIPCAEDVFQNITSGLNGL, from the coding sequence ATGGGTTTTCGTTTTCCTAGTATGATCAAAAGAGCATCCTCTTCAAAAGCTATGGGCATGCCGAAAGGATATGTTGCTGTGTATGTTGGAGAGAAACAAAAGAGATTTGTGATCCCTATATCATACTTGAACCAACCGTCGTTTCAAGACTTGCTGAGTCAAGCCGAGGAAGAGTTTGGATACGATCATCCGATGGGGGGCCTCACAATTCCTTGCGCAGAAGATGTCTTCCAAAATATAACTTCTGGCTTGAACGGCCTATGA
- the LOC131602131 gene encoding auxin-induced protein X10A-like, translating into MGFGITSIIRRASFSRTQGSTKGIEVPKGYLAVYVGDKMRKFTIPVSYLNQPLFQELLNVAEEEFGYDHPMGGLTIPQYLFLIHSFNIKQTMVFRSIIRRTSFSRTQGSTKGFEVPKGYLAVYVGDKMKRFVIPVSYLNQSLFQELLNEAEEEFGYDHPMGGLTIPCSEDEFLNLTSRLN; encoded by the exons ATGGGTTTCGGCATAACAAGTATTATCAGAAGGGCATCATTTTCCAGAACCCAAGGATCTACCAAGGGAATTGAAGTTCCTAAAGGCTATCTCGCCGTTTATGTTGGAGACAAAATGAGGAAGTTTACGATTCCGGTATCATACTTGAACCAACCATTATTTCAAGAATTATTAAATGTAGCAGAAGAAGAATTTGGATACGATCATCCCATGGGTGGTCTCACAATTCC TCAGTATCTATTTCTCATCCATTCCTTTAACATAAAACAAACAATGGTTTTCCGCAGTATTATCAGAAGAACATCATTTTCCAGAACCCAAGGATCTACCAAGGGATTTGAAGTCCCTAAGGGCTATCTCGCAGTCTATGTTGGAGATAAAATGAAGCGGTTTGTGATTCCGGTATCATACTTGAACCAATCATTGTTTCAAGAATTGTTAAATGAAGCTGAAGAAGAATTTGGATATGATCATCCAATGGGAGGTCTCACAATTCCATGCAGTGAGGATGAATTCTTAAACCTCACGTCTCGCTTGAACTGA